A genomic region of Nymphaea colorata isolate Beijing-Zhang1983 chromosome 2, ASM883128v2, whole genome shotgun sequence contains the following coding sequences:
- the LOC116247457 gene encoding phosphoglucan phosphatase LSF2, chloroplastic, whose protein sequence is MRKKRRKHRPGGGGGGRKPEEEEAGKRSAGEKMTEASAVLSRCCFLRHSGDAAPPPAAAVGRPMVVGVSTARPRPANLKPLFFCKQHSSRISASAQNAASSSPLRKMDDYNAAMKRMMRSPYEYHHDLGMNYTQITENLIVGSQPQKPEDIDHLNKEMNVGYVINLQQDKDIEYWGIDLQSIISRCQEFGVCHIRRPARDFDPDSLRRQLPRAVSSLEHAISQGRGKVYVHCTAGLGRAPAVAISYLFWFCDMDLETAYDSFVSKRPCGPSKQAIRGATYDLAKDGPWKEPFENLPEYAFTDIADWERRLIQVRVRSLREN, encoded by the exons atgaggaagaagagacgGAAGCACAGAcctggtggtggtggcggaggGCGAAAaccagaggaggaagaagctGGGAAGAGATCTGCAGGAGAAAAGATGACGGAAGCGAGCGCCGTCCTCAGTCGCTGCTGCTTTCTCCGGCACTCGGGCGATGCTGCTCCTCCTCCTGCCGCCGCTGTTGGAAGGCCGATGGTTGTCGGTGTCTCGACGGCCCGGCCGAGGCCTGCCAACTTAAAACCGCTATTCTTCTGCAAGCAGCACTCGAGTCGCATCAGCGCCAGCGCCCAGAACGCCGCGAGCAGTTCGCCTCTGCGCAAGATGGACGATTACAATGCGGCCATGAAGCGGATGATGAGAAGCCCTTATGAGTATCACCACGACCTGG GGATGAACTATACCCAAATTACTGAGAATTTGATCGTCGGGTCGCAGCCTCAGAAGCCTGAAGACATTGATCACCTGAATAAGGAGATGAATGTGGGCTACGTGATTAATCTGCAGCAGGACAAGGACATAGAGTACTGGGGAATTGATCTGCAGTCAATCATTTCTAGGTGCCAAGAGTTTGGTGTCTGCCATATAAGAAGGCCG GCAAGAGATTTTGATCCAGATTCACTCAGAAGGCAACTGCCAAGGGCAGTTTCATCCTTGGAGCATGCCATTTCACAAGGAAGAGGAAAAGTTTACGTCCATTGTACAGCAGGGTTGGGAAGAGCGCCTGCTGTTGCCATCTCATACTTGTTTTGGTTTTGTGATATGGAT TTGGAAACTGCATACGATTCATTTGTTTCAAAGCGTCCTTGTGGACCAAGCAAGCAAGCAATTCGTGGAGCTACATATGACCTGGCTAAGGATGGACCTTGGAAAGAGCCTTTCGAGAACCTCCCTGAATATGCTTTCACTGACATTGCCGATTGGGAAAGAAGATTGATTCAAGTTCGAGTTCGTTCACTCCGTGAAAATTAA